From a single Syngnathus scovelli strain Florida chromosome 2, RoL_Ssco_1.2, whole genome shotgun sequence genomic region:
- the cdh26.2 gene encoding cadherin-like protein 26 isoform X1 — METFNLSILLMLCLGRNCDTANISQRQKRNWIIDSFTIDEGYEGPFPYSLGKVKVDRKSVLFRIHGEGVDMEPRDIIEIDENTGEITVHGPVDFERFKSFKPIFQAIDRINNVVYTQLGIHIQIIDANDHSPEFEHEMYEITVKESTSQGTRLIAVQAEDADTDQNKKFDLRILSVTPRPHDLEFYLQTPDAQTGTISFKGCLDYEKAKKYTILVEAKDHGKPIQLSSSCTVIVNIEDENNHLPVITGHTGSGKVKEGLKNVLILRLQVTDKDRRGTAAWRVKYRLHGEANKSFRIMTDSKTNEGLLYVEKPLDYETSSLQTLTITAHNEIPFFSCAVVRRSTTSLWTLKTQRGAMTSGQSTYGANVIVEDVNEPPIFDEPHKQVAIGENVAAGQYLEKFTARDPDFKKANSFVYMKGEDPADWVTVDPLTGAITTSKILDRESLYVKGNIYKATVCAVDDGVPPMTGTATLNIIISDDNDNAPTLAENHIDMCQSDGPAPASITALDHDEDPHGGPFHFRLHGDITGRWKIDPNEGFSVHLVKENIVPPGLYVLLLEVSDLQGNAALHNLSVTVCTCLLKGKPNCPSGKASSPTVGKTVGIISSCLVPLTGIPLTAFLRSRKKKREKRDTSEVSDIPDSSGHLMRSNAENLGHDCEVPLAPFTEEEHTREPLKAISPIARQQNWGGQKPSRPLSTDLSYFIDEMLNSLQTKEDLVDDVPRVYAEEGDLDNTSDLDAISVPEIPFEPDWDLDFTIRSPTSLQMPDTSTTYNITTSHEMPNLQNNAVFPVVGNILKIGKNKKYRRNALYL; from the exons ATGGAGACTTTTAACCTCAGTATTTTATTGATGCTG TGTTTGGGAAGGAACTGTGATACTGCAAATATTTCGCAGCGGCAAAAAAGGAACTGGATCATTGATTCCTTTACTATTGATGAAGGCTACGAAGGACCTTTTCCATATTCCTTGGGCAAA GTAAAAGTGGATAGAAAATCGGTACTTTTTAGGATACACGGAGAGGGTGTTGATATGGAACCAAGAGACATAATAGAAATCGATGAAAACACTGGAGAGATTACAGTGCATGGCCCTGTGGACTTTGAAAGATTCAAGTCCTTTAAG CCGATATTCCAGGCAATAGACAGGATCAACAATGTAGTGTACACACAACTGGGAATCCACATTCAGATTATAGATGCAAATGACCACTCACCAGAGTTTGAACACGAAATGTATGAGATCACTGTAAAGGAGTCGACGTCACAAG GTACTCGATTGATTGCTGTTCAGGCAGAAGATGCTGACActgatcaaaataaaaaatttgatTTACGAATACTCTCAGTCACGCCCAGACCCCATGACCTTGAGTTCTACCTTCAGACACCTGATGCTCAAACTGGAACCATTTCCTTTAAAGGGTGTCTGGATTATGAA AAAGCAAAGAAATACACCATTTTGGTGGAAGCCAAAGACCATGGAAAACCAATCCAGCTCTCCAGCTCATGCACCGTCATAGTCAATATAGAAGATGAAAATAATCACCTTCCTGTCATCACAGGACACACT GGTTCGGGAAAAGTGAAAGAAGGACTGAAAAATGTTCTTATTTTACGTCTTCAAGTCACTGACAAAGATAGAAGAGGTACAGCAGCATGGAGGGTGAAATATAGGCTCCACGGGGAAGCAAACAAAAGCTTCAGAATCATGACTGATTCAAAGACAAATGAAGGGTTACTCTATGTTGAGAAG CCTCTGGATTATGAGACGAGTTCTCTGCAGACTCTGACCATCACAGCACACAATGAGATTCCATTTTTCTCATGTGCTGTGGTGAGACGGAGTACCACTAGTCTTTGGACATTGAAGACTCAGAGAGGTGCCATGACATCTGGTCAGTCCACATACGGTGCAAATGTGATAGTAGAAGATGTCAATGAACCGCCCATTTTTGATGAACCCCACAAGCAAGTTGCAATCGGTGAGAATGTCGCTGCGGGACAGTATCTGGAGAAATTCACAGCGAGAGATCCAGATTTCAAGAAGGCCAACTCATTTGT ATATATGAAAGGGGAAGATCCAGCTGACTGGGTTACAGTGGACCCTCTGACAGGAGCCATCACCACATCCAAAATTCTAGACAGAGAATCACTCTACGTGAAGGGCAATATCTACAAAGCCACAGTATGCGCTGTTGACGACG GTGTACCTCCAATGACAGGCACTGCAACGCTCAACATCATTATAAGTGATGACAATGATAATGCTCCAACCCTGGCTGAGAACCATATCGACATGTGCCAATCTGATGGTCCCGCTCCAGCCAGTATAACAGCTTTGGACCATGATGAAGACCCACACGGTGGACCATTCCACTTCAGACTACATGGAGATATTACGGGCAGGTGGAAGATTGACCCGAATGAAG GATTCTCAGTGCATCTTGTGAAAGAGAACATTGTTCCTCCCGGATTATATGTGCTGCTCTTGGAAGTGTCAGACCTTCAGGGCAACGCTGCTCTTCACAACCTCTCAGTTACTGTGTGTACCTGCTTACTCAAGGGAAAGCCAAATTGTCCCTCGGGTAAAGCTTCGAGCCCCACAGTAGGAAAAACAGTTGGAATTATTTCTTCTTGCTTAGTACCACTCACAG GTATTCCATTAACGGCATTTCTGAGGTCTCGTaagaagaaaagagaaaagagaGACACCTCGGAAGTTTCGGACATACCAGACAGTTCTGGACATCTAATGCGGTCTAACGCAGAGAACCTCGGACATGATTGTGAA GTGCCTCTTGCACCGTTCACTGAAGAAGAACACACCAGAGAACCACTGAAAGCAATTTCGCCAATAGCAAGACAACAG AAttggggaggacagaaaccaagCAGACCCTTATCAACCGATTTGTCCTACTTTATAGATGAG ATGCTGAACTCTCTTCAAACAAAAGAGGATCTGGTTGATGACGTACCTCGTGTGTATGCTGAAGAGGGAGACCTGGACAATACCTCTGACCTTGATGCCATTTCTGTCCCTGAAATTCCCTTTGAGCCAGACTGGGATCTAGATTTCACAATCCGATCGCCGACCTCACTTCAAATGCCGGATACAAGCACGACATATAACATAACTACATCTCATGAAATGCCTAACCTTCAAAACAATGCAGTGTTCCCAGTTGTAGGCAATATACTGAAAATAGGCAAGAACAAGAAGTATAGGAGAAATGCATTATATCTGTAA
- the cdh26.1 gene encoding cadherin-like protein 26, which produces MKTFSVLLLTFVTSAAASQRRNNIQLDKRDILIRSKRRWVLTTIDLVEEDPGPYPKKVSQIFNDKTYQHNNHKYVIRGMGVDEEPLGVFSLDEKSGIIYAHKAIDREELSFFHIKFDILDKQTGRAIDRELAFDVAIKDINDNAPKFILPQMSADVREDTAEGYLPIRIEVIDPDQENTPNSTVTLSVISQSPQVPKIDLHQIDPRVAQLTFKGCFDYDKFKKYEIVLQANDHGKPSLSSTAVVTLNIIDANNHPPIFKARKYQGEIPEMVERGNVLRLAVEDKDTPKTPGWRAKYFIIKGNEENNYKIETDPDTNEGILSVIKGKDFEKSTITNLQIGVENEEPLFVCQDAASKNKGGVDSVNVTMKVIDVNDPPQFDKDSVDIYEKEEEEPGNLLYTPKVHDADSDISKIRYVLLHDPADWVTIDKTSGKITTTKKMDRESPFVHNDIYKILIAAIDNGEPPATGTSSVLVHLVDINDNKPMLRNNSVTMCGNKAMLAPKDLDLDPYSGPFTISLKSNDARQLQRWKVEPSSGEEVGLVSLKTLAYGNYSVPLVIEDQQGITGEETVVVTVCDCEGGNVCRRKKPVSASLGPAGIGLIIAALLLFLLIFFILKCECGKQFKHLDEIHQDEGHQTLIKYNQEAGGAECKTAPSLLLTPSKDFVINGLKQETMQMARMAPVMIEDNLGMMNSDMASMGQQYHRESFQGNNGCNIYATQSANKNMYQRGSLPYQRASSWLTHPNISDYLNKRLRMIDGNPVDHPEYQPHDYVYEGEDSMCRSLDELSFSIRGEDFEFLNDLGPRFKPLGSICNQIMQEKSIQI; this is translated from the exons ATGAAGACCTTTTCCGTGCTTTTGCTG ACTTTCGTCACATCTGCAGCAGCCTCTCAGAGACGAAACAACATCCAACTCGACAAGCGG GACATTTTGATACGTTCCAAAAGGAGGTGGGTTTTGACGACAATTGACTTGGTTGAGGAAGACCCAGGGCCTTACCCCAAAAAAGTATCTCAG atattCAACGACAAGACATACCAACACAATAACCACAAATATGTTATAAGAGGAATGGGCGTGGATGAGGAGCCACTGGGCGTCTTCTCGCTTGATGAGAAAAGCGGAATCATCTACGCCCACAAAGCCATCGACAGAGAGGAGCTTAGTTTCTTCCAT ATCAAGTTTGACATTTTGGACAAACAAACGGGTAGAGCAATAGACCGGGAATTAGCATTTGACGTTGCCATAAAAGACATCAATGACAACGCACCCAAATTTATTCTTCCGCAAATGAGTGCTGATGTCAGGGAGGACACAGCGGAGG GCTACTTGCCAATTAGAATCGAGGTCATTGACCCTGATCAAGAGAACACCCCAAACTCTACAGTCACCCTGAGTGTGATATCACAATCCCCGCAAGTTCCTAAAATTGATTTACACCAGATTGATCCCCGAGTGGCTCAACTTACATTTAAAGGGTGTTTTGACTACGAT AAATTCAAGAAATATGAAATAGTGCTTCAAGCGAATGATCACGGAAAACCCTCCTTGTCCTCCACCGCTGTTGTCACTCTCAATATTATTGACGCCAACAATCATCCACCAATATTCAAAGCAAGGAAG TATCAAGGTGAAATCCCTGAAATGGTCGAAAGGGGCAATGTTCTAAGACTTGCAGTAGAGGACAAAGACACCCCAAAAACTCCTGGCTGGAGGGCCAAATACTTCATCATCAAAGGAAATGAGGAAAACAATTATAAAATTGAAACTGACCCTGACACTAATGAGGGGATTTTGAGTGTTAtcaag GGTAAAGATTTTGAGAAATCAACCATTACAAATCTGCAGATTGGGGTAGAGAACGAGGAGCCACTATTTGTTTGTCAAGACGCAGCGTCCAAGAACAAAGGCGGCGTTGATTCAGTTAACGTTACGATGAAAGTGATCGATGTCAACGACCCACCTCAGTTTGACAAAGATTCAGTTGACATCTAcgagaaggaagaggaggagccggGAAATTTGCTTTACACTCCAAAGGTTCATGATGCTGATTCTGATATATCCAAAATTAG gtatgtCTTGTTACATGACCCTGCTGATTGGGTGACCATTGATAAAACATCAGGAAAAATCACAACCACTAAGAAGATGGACAGAGAATCACCGTTTGTTCACAATGACATTTACAAAATATTGATTGCAGCAATAGATAATG GTGAGCCTCCAGCCACAGGCACAAGCAGCGTCCTGGTTCACCTTGTAGATATCAACGACAACAAGCCAATGTTGCGCAATAATAGTGTGACAATGTGTGGAAACAAGGCCATGCTTGCCCCAAAGGATCTGGACTTGGATCCTTACAGTGGGCCCTTCACCATCTCACTAAAAAGTAATGATGCAAGACAATTACAGCGATGGAAAGTGGAGCCTAGCTCGG GTGAGGAAGTCGGGCTAGTTAGCCTGAAGACACTCGCTTACGGCAATTACTCGGTGCCCCTCGTCATTGAAGACCAACAGGGCATAACTGGAGAGGAGACTGTTGTTGTAACCGTGTGCGACTGTGAAGGAGGAAACGTGTGTCGTCGTAAAAAGCCGGTCTCGGCAAGTCTGGGACCGGCTGGCATTGGACTCATCATTGCAGcactgcttttgtttttgt TAATCTTCTTCATCTTGAAGTGCGAATGTGGAAAACAGTTCAAGCACTTAGACGAGATACATCAAGATGAAGGTCACCAGACCTTAATCAAGTACAACCAAGAAGCAGGAGGTGCAGAATGCAAG ACTGCGCCATCTTTGCTGCTGACACCTTCAAAGGATTTTGTGATAAATGGACTAAAACAGGAAACGATGCAG atGGCGAGGATGGCTCCGGTAATGATTGAAGACAACTTAGGGATG ATGAACTCTGACATGGCATCTATGGGCCAACAATATCACAGAGAGTCTTTCCAAGGCAACAATGGGTGCAACATA tacGCTACACAGTCTGCAAACAAGAACATGTACCAG AGAGGCTCATTGCCATATCAACGGGCAAGCAGCTGGCTGACCCATCCTAACAtttcagattacctcaacaag AGACTGCGTATGATTGACGGAAACCCTGTCGACCACCCAGAATATCAACCGCATGACTACGTCTATGAGGGAGAAGATAGCATGTGTCGATCACTGGATGAGCTGTCCTTCAGCATCCGTGGAGAGGACTTTGAGTTTTTGAATGATTTGGGACCAAGGTTTAAGCCATTGGGGAGCATATGCAACCAAATTATGCAGGAAAAAAGCATACAAATTTAA
- the cdh26.2 gene encoding cadherin-like protein 26 isoform X2 codes for METFNLSILLMLCLGRNCDTANISQRQKRNWIIDSFTIDEGYEGPFPYSLGKPIFQAIDRINNVVYTQLGIHIQIIDANDHSPEFEHEMYEITVKESTSQGTRLIAVQAEDADTDQNKKFDLRILSVTPRPHDLEFYLQTPDAQTGTISFKGCLDYEKAKKYTILVEAKDHGKPIQLSSSCTVIVNIEDENNHLPVITGHTGSGKVKEGLKNVLILRLQVTDKDRRGTAAWRVKYRLHGEANKSFRIMTDSKTNEGLLYVEKPLDYETSSLQTLTITAHNEIPFFSCAVVRRSTTSLWTLKTQRGAMTSGQSTYGANVIVEDVNEPPIFDEPHKQVAIGENVAAGQYLEKFTARDPDFKKANSFVYMKGEDPADWVTVDPLTGAITTSKILDRESLYVKGNIYKATVCAVDDGVPPMTGTATLNIIISDDNDNAPTLAENHIDMCQSDGPAPASITALDHDEDPHGGPFHFRLHGDITGRWKIDPNEGFSVHLVKENIVPPGLYVLLLEVSDLQGNAALHNLSVTVCTCLLKGKPNCPSGKASSPTVGKTVGIISSCLVPLTGIPLTAFLRSRKKKREKRDTSEVSDIPDSSGHLMRSNAENLGHDCEVPLAPFTEEEHTREPLKAISPIARQQNWGGQKPSRPLSTDLSYFIDEMLNSLQTKEDLVDDVPRVYAEEGDLDNTSDLDAISVPEIPFEPDWDLDFTIRSPTSLQMPDTSTTYNITTSHEMPNLQNNAVFPVVGNILKIGKNKKYRRNALYL; via the exons ATGGAGACTTTTAACCTCAGTATTTTATTGATGCTG TGTTTGGGAAGGAACTGTGATACTGCAAATATTTCGCAGCGGCAAAAAAGGAACTGGATCATTGATTCCTTTACTATTGATGAAGGCTACGAAGGACCTTTTCCATATTCCTTGGGCAAA CCGATATTCCAGGCAATAGACAGGATCAACAATGTAGTGTACACACAACTGGGAATCCACATTCAGATTATAGATGCAAATGACCACTCACCAGAGTTTGAACACGAAATGTATGAGATCACTGTAAAGGAGTCGACGTCACAAG GTACTCGATTGATTGCTGTTCAGGCAGAAGATGCTGACActgatcaaaataaaaaatttgatTTACGAATACTCTCAGTCACGCCCAGACCCCATGACCTTGAGTTCTACCTTCAGACACCTGATGCTCAAACTGGAACCATTTCCTTTAAAGGGTGTCTGGATTATGAA AAAGCAAAGAAATACACCATTTTGGTGGAAGCCAAAGACCATGGAAAACCAATCCAGCTCTCCAGCTCATGCACCGTCATAGTCAATATAGAAGATGAAAATAATCACCTTCCTGTCATCACAGGACACACT GGTTCGGGAAAAGTGAAAGAAGGACTGAAAAATGTTCTTATTTTACGTCTTCAAGTCACTGACAAAGATAGAAGAGGTACAGCAGCATGGAGGGTGAAATATAGGCTCCACGGGGAAGCAAACAAAAGCTTCAGAATCATGACTGATTCAAAGACAAATGAAGGGTTACTCTATGTTGAGAAG CCTCTGGATTATGAGACGAGTTCTCTGCAGACTCTGACCATCACAGCACACAATGAGATTCCATTTTTCTCATGTGCTGTGGTGAGACGGAGTACCACTAGTCTTTGGACATTGAAGACTCAGAGAGGTGCCATGACATCTGGTCAGTCCACATACGGTGCAAATGTGATAGTAGAAGATGTCAATGAACCGCCCATTTTTGATGAACCCCACAAGCAAGTTGCAATCGGTGAGAATGTCGCTGCGGGACAGTATCTGGAGAAATTCACAGCGAGAGATCCAGATTTCAAGAAGGCCAACTCATTTGT ATATATGAAAGGGGAAGATCCAGCTGACTGGGTTACAGTGGACCCTCTGACAGGAGCCATCACCACATCCAAAATTCTAGACAGAGAATCACTCTACGTGAAGGGCAATATCTACAAAGCCACAGTATGCGCTGTTGACGACG GTGTACCTCCAATGACAGGCACTGCAACGCTCAACATCATTATAAGTGATGACAATGATAATGCTCCAACCCTGGCTGAGAACCATATCGACATGTGCCAATCTGATGGTCCCGCTCCAGCCAGTATAACAGCTTTGGACCATGATGAAGACCCACACGGTGGACCATTCCACTTCAGACTACATGGAGATATTACGGGCAGGTGGAAGATTGACCCGAATGAAG GATTCTCAGTGCATCTTGTGAAAGAGAACATTGTTCCTCCCGGATTATATGTGCTGCTCTTGGAAGTGTCAGACCTTCAGGGCAACGCTGCTCTTCACAACCTCTCAGTTACTGTGTGTACCTGCTTACTCAAGGGAAAGCCAAATTGTCCCTCGGGTAAAGCTTCGAGCCCCACAGTAGGAAAAACAGTTGGAATTATTTCTTCTTGCTTAGTACCACTCACAG GTATTCCATTAACGGCATTTCTGAGGTCTCGTaagaagaaaagagaaaagagaGACACCTCGGAAGTTTCGGACATACCAGACAGTTCTGGACATCTAATGCGGTCTAACGCAGAGAACCTCGGACATGATTGTGAA GTGCCTCTTGCACCGTTCACTGAAGAAGAACACACCAGAGAACCACTGAAAGCAATTTCGCCAATAGCAAGACAACAG AAttggggaggacagaaaccaagCAGACCCTTATCAACCGATTTGTCCTACTTTATAGATGAG ATGCTGAACTCTCTTCAAACAAAAGAGGATCTGGTTGATGACGTACCTCGTGTGTATGCTGAAGAGGGAGACCTGGACAATACCTCTGACCTTGATGCCATTTCTGTCCCTGAAATTCCCTTTGAGCCAGACTGGGATCTAGATTTCACAATCCGATCGCCGACCTCACTTCAAATGCCGGATACAAGCACGACATATAACATAACTACATCTCATGAAATGCCTAACCTTCAAAACAATGCAGTGTTCCCAGTTGTAGGCAATATACTGAAAATAGGCAAGAACAAGAAGTATAGGAGAAATGCATTATATCTGTAA